TCCCAACTGCGCTTGAAATGCCGGGGGTTGGAGGCGGTTACCGCTCGGTGGTTGGTGACGTCAAGGTCGATGGCGTCATAGCGCAGGCCGGTGAGCAGCGACAACTTGTCGGTCAAGCCCAGGCGGTTTTCCACGAACAGCGCCTTGGTGGTCACCGCATTGGTCTTGTCTTTGATAAAACCGGGGCGGGTGCCGGGAATGTCGTAGAAGTGGCCCGGGTTGTAGCCGTTCGGGTCTACCGTGCTGTTGCCCGGCACGTTCAGGGGGCTGTTGGTGGTGCTGTTGACCTTGTATTCGAAGCCACCGGACCAGGTGGTGGCCAAGCCGAAGACAGTGTCCTCATGGCGCAGCTCGAACTGGTTGCCATGCTGCTCACCCTGATGCCGCACCTGATAGGCCGTCGAGCGGTTCACCGCGCTGTTGTCGGCGTTGTATTGGTAGGTTTCCAGGTTGCGGTAGTCGCGCTGGCTGTCGAGGTGGTAGAGGGTGTTTTTCAGGCGGGTGCTGTCGTTGATCCGGTAGTCGATGATCGAGCGTGCCCATAATGTGCGCTGCTCGTAGCGCCCGTCCGCGACGTTGTAGTTGTTGAAGCGGTTGTGCTTGTCGATCTTCAGCTCGCCGGCCTTGGGATTGAGCACCGGAGTGCCCCAGTAGGGGCTGTCTTCGTGCTCGTCCTGATATTCCAGGGCCAGGGTATGGGACAGGTCCGGGGTCAGGTCGCTGAGCAAGGAAAACGCCAGGCTCCAGGCTTCGCGCTGGTCGCGGTCGATGTAGCTGTGCTGCGTGTTGCGGCTCACATCCAGGCGCGCGTAATGCTGCACATCGGCTCCGGGCTCCGTCAGCGCATGGTTAAGGCCAATAGCCATGCCGGCGGTGTCATGGCTGCCATAGCTCAGTTGGCCTTCGGCGGCCTGTTCGTCACGGCTGGCCAGTTTGGTCACGTAGTTCAGCGAACCGCCTACGGAGCCTGCGCCATTGATCAGGGAGGAGGGGCCACCCACCAGTTCGACACGGTCGTAGATCCACGCATCCACTGGCCGCGCCAGGCCGGTGGCGACGTTGATGCCGTTGAACATCTGGGTGATCTGGCTGCTGGTGAAGCCGCGGTATGAGACAAAACCTCCAAAGCCCGGAGGCGCGCTGGCGTTGACGCCGGGCAGGGTATTGGCGGCGTCGCGGAAGGTCTTGGCGCCTCGGCGCTCGATGTCGTTGCGTGAAGCGATGGCCACTGACGCCGGGGTTTCGCGCACGCTCAATCCCAGGCGCGACGCCACACCGCTGGATTGATCCAGGGCCAGGCCGGGATCAGCAGTTTGCTCGCCTTCAATGGTGGTCGGGGCCAGCTCAAGGGCTGGAGCGCAGACAGGCAGGCAGCCGAACAGGCCCGCCAGCAGGGGAATATGTTTCATGGTTGAATCCTGAAAACGTGGCTTGAAAACAACGCACGGCCGCGCGTGTTTCCTCAGGGAAATGCGGGCCAGTGCAGAGGGGAAAGCGCAGGGATCAGGCAGAAACAGGCGGCGCGCGCGGGTGAGCCGTAGGCCAGGTGAAGCGGGCAGGGATGTCAGCGGCGAGTACCACGGCCGGAGGCGGTGCGTGCGGCTGTGGCAGCACCGCCACATTCAGGTGACTGCTGAGCGCGGGGCCCATGCCGCCCGTGGAGCACAGCGGGCAGCCGAACGCCTTGGCCAGCGTTGGCAGGCTGTCATCGGTCGAGTTCGAGGGCACGGGCGCCTGGGTGCGCGGGTCAACCGTACAGAACTGACCGCTGATGCCGTTGAGCTGCATCCCGACCATCTGCCCATGCCCGATGCTGCAGGCGAACACATTGAACAGGACGCTGCAATACAGCATCCAGGCAATGAGCGAGCGGTCGGTATGGGCGAATTTCATGGGGCGGCACTTTACCATCA
Above is a genomic segment from Pseudomonas sp. R5-89-07 containing:
- a CDS encoding TonB-dependent siderophore receptor, encoding MKHIPLLAGLFGCLPVCAPALELAPTTIEGEQTADPGLALDQSSGVASRLGLSVRETPASVAIASRNDIERRGAKTFRDAANTLPGVNASAPPGFGGFVSYRGFTSSQITQMFNGINVATGLARPVDAWIYDRVELVGGPSSLINGAGSVGGSLNYVTKLASRDEQAAEGQLSYGSHDTAGMAIGLNHALTEPGADVQHYARLDVSRNTQHSYIDRDQREAWSLAFSLLSDLTPDLSHTLALEYQDEHEDSPYWGTPVLNPKAGELKIDKHNRFNNYNVADGRYEQRTLWARSIIDYRINDSTRLKNTLYHLDSQRDYRNLETYQYNADNSAVNRSTAYQVRHQGEQHGNQFELRHEDTVFGLATTWSGGFEYKVNSTTNSPLNVPGNSTVDPNGYNPGHFYDIPGTRPGFIKDKTNAVTTKALFVENRLGLTDKLSLLTGLRYDAIDLDVTNHRAVTASNPRHFKRSWEPVTGRVGLTYQFIPTANIYVQYSTAAEQPSTTTQVFDVSTGKQWEIGSKFDYLDGRGAATLAAYRIERKDFAVTDPQDPTSSIPVGAQSSRGIELASSLRITPSLLAEGNFAWVDAQYDDFNEKTASGAVVSRKGNTPTNVPKRVGNLWLTYDFSEDWQGGVDVRYVDQVYADSANTQTVPAYTLFGTSLRYKWDAQTSITGRVRNLTNEVYAEFAHVSPAYYLGSPRTFELAVQTRF
- a CDS encoding DUF2946 domain-containing protein, with protein sequence MKFAHTDRSLIAWMLYCSVLFNVFACSIGHGQMVGMQLNGISGQFCTVDPRTQAPVPSNSTDDSLPTLAKAFGCPLCSTGGMGPALSSHLNVAVLPQPHAPPPAVVLAADIPARFTWPTAHPRAPPVSA